From Trichomycterus rosablanca isolate fTriRos1 chromosome 18, fTriRos1.hap1, whole genome shotgun sequence, the proteins below share one genomic window:
- the rab38b gene encoding ras-related protein Rab-38b, with amino-acid sequence MHNNQKEHLYKILVIGDLGVGKTSIIKRYVHQTFSTNYRATIGVDFALKVLNWDSETVRLQLWDIAGQERFGNMTRVYYREAMGAFIVFDVTRPATFEAVTKWKEDLDSKLTLANGNSIATVLLANKCDQSRDVLVNNGIKMDQFCQENGFVGWFETSAKENININEAANFLVKHIIASEIDILKSVVPDTISPQESPTKDMSCSGCFKS; translated from the exons ATGCACAACAACCAGAAAGAACACCTCTACAAGAtcctggttataggagatttaGGAGTGGGTAAGACCAGCATCATCAAGCGCTACGTCCATCAGACCTTCTCCACCAACTACAGAGCCACGATAGGAGTGGACTTCGCTCTCAAGGTCCTCAACTGGGACTCAGAGACCGTCCGGCTGCAGCTGTGGGACATCGCAG GCCAGGAGCGTTTCGGGAACATGACGCGGGTTTACTACCGAGAGGCCATGGGGGCCTTCATCGTGTTCGACGTCACCAGACCCGCAACGTTTGAAGCGGTCACCAAGTGGAAGGAGGACCTGGACTCCAAGTTGACGCTCGCCAACGGCAACAGCATCGCCACCGTGCTCTTGGCCAACAAGTGTGACCAAAGCAGAGACGTTCTGGTCAATAACGGCATCAAGATGGACCAGTTCTGCCAAGAAAACGGATTTGTGGGATGGTTTGAGACATCAGCGAAG GAAAACATCAACATCAACGAAGCTGCAAACTTCCTGGTCAAGCACATCATCGCCAGCGAGATCGACATCCTCAAATCGGTGGTTCCCGACACCATCTCACCCCAGGAGTCTCCAACAAAAGACATGAGCTGCTCCGGGTGTTTTAAATCCTAA